One window of Methanosarcinales archaeon genomic DNA carries:
- a CDS encoding DsrE/DsrF/DrsH-like family protein has protein sequence MSKNLLYVQTSGTDTPERLYSPFVLAQTAKAMDIDATIYFLGMGITVLKKGAAEKIQLGSFPTLKEILDQTAAAGVKIMVCEASCQLIGLEKGDFIPEADIVGAATLNDLVLEADGTMWF, from the coding sequence ATGAGCAAAAATTTATTATATGTACAGACAAGCGGTACAGATACACCTGAGCGATTGTATTCTCCATTCGTACTTGCCCAGACCGCAAAGGCCATGGATATTGATGCCACTATATACTTTTTAGGGATGGGTATTACGGTTTTGAAAAAAGGCGCGGCTGAGAAGATCCAACTGGGAAGTTTCCCTACTTTAAAGGAAATCCTTGACCAGACAGCAGCTGCAGGTGTGAAAATCATGGTCTGTGAAGCCAGTTGCCAGCTCATAGGACTGGAAAAAGGCGATTTCATTCCTGAAGCAGATATTGTTGGTGCTGCCACTCTGAATGACCTGGTACTGGAAGCTGACGGTACCATGTGGTTTTAA
- a CDS encoding sulfurtransferase TusA family protein, giving the protein MNKESETIPDKTIDCIGLFCPIPIFNTTEAINTIEIGEVLEVLTDDPASTHDIPRWAKRTGHKFLKFEDLGDNYRFLIERTK; this is encoded by the coding sequence ATGAATAAAGAATCAGAGACAATTCCAGATAAAACAATTGACTGTATCGGGCTGTTTTGTCCGATACCCATCTTCAACACTACTGAAGCCATTAATACTATAGAGATCGGAGAAGTGCTGGAAGTGCTAACAGACGACCCTGCCTCTACCCATGATATTCCCAGGTGGGCCAAGAGGACAGGTCATAAGTTTTTGAAGTTCGAGGATCTTGGAGACAACTATCGTTTCCTGATCGAACGGACAAAATAA